One segment of Falco peregrinus isolate bFalPer1 chromosome 4, bFalPer1.pri, whole genome shotgun sequence DNA contains the following:
- the CBR1 gene encoding carbonyl reductase [NADPH] 1: MSNVPVAVVTGSNKGIGFAIVRALCKQFPGDVYLTARDPGRGQEAVAKLQEEGLRPLFHQLDIDDLQSIRALRDFLKEKYGGLNVLVNNAGIAFKVHDTTPFAVQAEVTLRTNFFGTRNVCTELLPLVKPYGRVVNVSSMVSSSALGGCSQELQQKFRSNTITEDELVELMTKFVEDTKKSVHEKEGWPNTAYGVSKIGVTVLSRIQARMLNEKRKGDHILLNACCPGWVRTDMAGPKATKSPDEGAETPVYLALLPLDADGPHGQFLSNKTVRTW; this comes from the exons ATGTCCAACGTGCCAGTGGCTGTGGTGACTGGGTCCAACAAAGGGATTGGATTCGCAATTGTGCGGGCTCTGTGCAAGCAGTTCCCAGGGGACGTGTACCTGACAGCCCGAGACCCTGGCCGTGGCCAGGAAGCAGTGGCAAAGCTCCAGGAGGAAGGGCTGCGTCCACTCTTCCATCAGCTGGATATCGATGATCTGCAGAGCATCAGAGCTCTCCGTGATTTCCTAAAGGAGAAATATGGAGGGCTGAACGTGCTGGTTAACAATGCAGGGATTGCTTTCAAAG TTCATGACACAACTCCATTTGCAGTCCAAGCAGAGGTTACGCTGAGGACAAACTTTTTTGGAACCAGGAACGTTTGCACAGAGTTGTTGCCTCTTGTGAAGCCTTATG GTAGAGTGGTGAATGTCTCTAGTATGGTAAGTAGCTCAGCtctgggaggctgcagccaAGAACTACAGCAAAAGTTTCGCAGCAACACAATCACTGAGGATGAGTTAGTGGAACTCATGACCAAATTTGTGGAAGATACCAAGAAAAGTGTGCATGAGAAAGAAGGATGGCCAAATACTGCCTATGGGGTATCCAAAATTGGTGTCACAGTCTTGTCCAGGATTCAAGCCCGGATgttaaatgagaaaagaaaaggtgacCACATCCTTCTCAATGCCTGCTGTCCTGGATGGGTGAGAACAGACATGGCAGGTCCTAAAGCCACTAAATCACCAGATGAAGGGGCTGAGACCCCAGTTTATTTGGCCCTTTTGCCTTTGGATGCTGATGGTCCTCATGGCCAGTTTCTTAGTAACAAGACTGTTCGAACCTGGTAA